TTGTGCATTGTCTGTCGAGGATATGTACCTCCTATATGCATGTAAATTAAATATTGGAATTCATATGTCATGGTACAGGTGTGGGCTGTCTCCCAATAAACAAATCACTATAAGAGAATTTTGGACAAGAATATAACAAAAAACTTGATCTACTTTTGCATGCTCATGCGAATCCTCTTACGATGCTGTCTTGCTATTAAACCCTTCAATTTGAACTGCCCATTGATGATTCTTTGCTACGGATGTGACAGGCTCATTTGTCTGTTTAAAGTAGCAACTTTGTGATCCATGGCGAGTTTGTGACCCAGATGGATCCTCAGGCGTTTATTAGGTTGTCAATTGGTTCACTAGGATTGAGAGTCCCTGGACCAGCTTTGACTGCTGCTAAATCTGGAATCCATGCATTAACTCAATGCTCATGCAAAATTCGTCTTCGAGGTTTTCCTGTGCAGACAACATCAGTCCCCTTTGTGTCTTCTCCTGAAGCTATGCCAGATCCCCAGAGCATTGCCTCCagcttttattttgaaaaatctgaCTTGAAAGCACTGTTGGCACCGGGGTGTTTCTATGCTTCCCATGCTTGCCTGAAGATAGTCGTTTATGCAGGACGAAAGGGACCATCCCATTGTGGGGTTGGTGTCAAAAGGGAGCGGATAGGAACTTTTAAGTTAGAAGTCGGCCCCGAATGGGGTGAAGGGAAGTCGGTGATTCTTTTCAATGGGTGGATAGGCATTGGTAAAGGCAAGCAGGAGAGTGGTAAAAAGCCTGGAGCAGAGCTCCATTTGCGAGTTAAATTGGACCCTGATCCGAGATACATTTTCCAATTTGAGGATCAGACTAAATTGAGTCCTCAGATAGTTCAGCTTCAAGGCAACATCAAGCAGCCTATCTTCAGTTGCAAATTTAGTCGGGACAGGTGATGCGAATTTCACACAatatctttatctttttattcttgctctaattttattatgttttttaggTGATCCAACCTACTGGTATTGATTATTACATGATGCTCAAATTGGATGGAGAAGCAGAACGTTCTCTCACTTTCATATGACAGACCCTGTTTCTGCCCTGTGAAATAAATAATCCACAAAAAAGCTCCTcctattaattatggaattttgaacCTGTTGTGCTGCTAATTTTTGTCATTAGCTAGTAGATAGTAGTCCATGTACGAGAAATTTACAGGATATCCCAGGTAGACCCTTTGATTGCCTACTGTTACTGATCATTTTCTGCTCTGATAGATCTGAACAAGAAACGGaaaggagagagaggaagggatgGAAGGTGAAGATACATGACCTCTCTGGCTCAGCCGTTGCTGCAGCCTTCATAACCACTCCCTTTGTTCCATCAACAGGTTGTGATTGGGTTGCCAGGTCCAACCCAGGAGCTTGGTTGATCGTTCGCCCAGATGCCTGCAGGCCCGAAAGCTGGCAGCCATGGGGGAAGCTCGAGGCGTGGCGCGAGCGTGCCATCAGAGACTCAATTTGCTGCCGTTTCCATCTCCTCTCCGGAGAGGAGGCCGGGGAGCTTCTCATGTCTGAGATTTTCCTCAACGCCGAGAAGGGTGGTGAGTTTTTCATCGACACAGACAGACAGGAGATTCGCACAGCTGTGACGCCGGTAACCAGCCCACAGAGCAGCGGTGACTTTGCTGCCTTAAGCCCAGTCACAGGCGGGTTCGTCATGAGCTGCAGAGTGCAAGGGGAAGGGAAGAGCAGCAAGCCGTTGGTACAACTGGCCATTCGACACGTGACTTGCGTGGAGGATGCCGCCATCTTTATGGCTCTGGCGGCTGCCGTCGATCTCAGCATCGAGGCGTGCCGGCCTTTCCGCAGGCGGATCCGGCGGGGGAGCCGCCATTCCTGCTGAGGTAGGtacttgtaaaaataatatatataatgatcTATCTCCTGGCCATGGTGATGAACTTCCATTGAACTGAGGAAGCCCCCCCCACTTCCCCCAAGATTTTTCTTCTGATTGATTGTTGTAAAATGCACCATTTGGCCTGTACGTGATCTATTTAGCTTACAGCTCTCCTTAAGATTTGTTTTCAACTCCTTAAAACTGAGCTACTAATTAAGCAGCGTGACTTAAAAGAAAAGACACATTGAAGCTCGAGTTAGAAACTCAAAAATGTTACTTGTTAAGGTAGGCTTGCTTCTTCGTCTTCTATCTTCTGTGTTGCTTTGAACTGAGATTCAAATAGCCTGGGCCCTGGGTGGGGTACAGTACAAATATGAGTTCGTTTATATTTTTGGCAAAGTCAAATCTGTatcattatttcattttaacaaGGAGAATACTAAAAAGCATAAGGCTCAATTTTAAGACGTTACTACTCTTCCAATCAAAAAACCAACCCAACCTACATATACTCAATACATAGTTTGAGACTTTTTTCTACCTACATAAAATGGTTTCTATAAATTTGGACACAAAATTGATTCTAGGTAGGTTTAGACCATGTCCATGGGTGTCTGCACTCCACTCCACTCAAATCAATTATCATATTATAGAGGCTAAATACACATCTATGCTCCTGGACTTGAGGTGTGTTTAACCAATTGTGTTCCTGAATTTGAAGGGAGATCTATTGTGCCCATCAACTTTCAAATTTGAACCTATTATACACTTCAAATCTCAAAATTGTGCTTGTGACACACGCTTCTATAAACTAAGGGGATGTTGTCACGTGAGATGCTGATTGTGTAATGAAAATCAATAGGATATTATCATGTGTCAGTGCAAACCAaatccatttctctctctctacactgTCGCCATCGTTGTAGCTGCCGCTATCATCAACACCTTGCTATTCTCTCTTgtgtctttcttcttcttcttctacacaTTTACAACAATTGTGTGGGTGGCAGGTCTAGTTGTCGGAGGCGTGGAAGGCAAGTGGTCAGTCAATCGCTTGCCTTCCTCGTGTTGCCATCACCACCATGGAGGTCTGTTGCCATGGGTCTCTCTGACCTGCACTATTTACACGTCGCCCGTGGCCAATGGGATGGTCCAATCGATCATGGTTGTATGGATTTTTGTAGCCGTCGATCAATTGGTCTTCCCTGCTATGGCCGATTAAGTTGCATCTTCACTATCATGGTCAATCGATTTGCTTCTTCTTGGCCATGGCTATtaggcttcttcttccttcttcctttcaaTTGGCAACCCTAATGGTTGTCATTAAGAAAGATGATCGTTGTCACTAGTACAAGGAAGGTGAGAGGTTGCCGGCGCTgggaatgaggaagaagaagatgatggtgtTATCTTCACATATTTTAATTGTGCATGCAACTTTCGCGTAATATTGACTGGACAATGATGTGCATGATGGCTTCACAATTCATAATTGAGGTATGTAATATGTTCTAAAATACAACTTGAGGGGCTAAGTCCCCTTCAAAGTTTGGGAACACAAATAATTAAAAGCCCCAAATTTAAGGGCACAAGTGTGTCTTATGCCTATCATAGAAGCTTATTAATTGTTCACAAAATGAGTTGTTCAGTAGGGCTTTGTTGATACACATTTGGGACTTTAAATGAGTTGTTTAATTTTGTTGGATGCATATTTTTCAATGATACGTAAAGTTATTAAAAAGATATTTCTGGTGTGATTTGGACGTAAAGTTattaaaaaagatatatttCTAGTGTGTGATTTGCACACAAGTCTTGCGACAATCACCCAATTCCATCACActccattttatttaattaaatccaataCATCTCGCTATGGccttttattttctaatccaGTAGTTGATTTGggtttcaaattataaattcatataCAATCTAATTGAACTCAAACTCAAATTAACTTGACTGATGATGAAGATGGACACTCTTAATCGATAagataataaattcaaaatgatggattaagaaaattaatttaagatatGTTAGGATCTCACATTTCTTTCAATCTCTAGTTGTTACAGGACTTGAGGCGCTCTTAGGATCTCACAATTGGCTTGTAGAAGCTCTCCAACATCATCTCAGAGACGTCCAAGCGTTTCAAGGAGATTGTTGCTGAGGGCTCAAAGCACGCTGACCAGATCAAGTCCCAAATTGCCTCCACCTCCGCACTGTTGTCTCTCGTCGACGCTTAATTGGAGACGCCTTCCACGGTGGCAGATCTCAGTTTGGGATCTTGGATGAGCTTGAGAGATTTTGTCAAGGGCATTACAATCGATACTTTTTGGGACTTTCCATTGGAAGGTAACTTCTTGAGCTgtgtttctcttattttatttattttttttgttctatttGATTTATGCAAACATGTAGCAAGAGAAATGCAACTCTGATATTGACTCCaaaataattagtaattttgtagCCCAATAGACtgaatattattatatgtcAATGGTTAGTcagtgttaatttttttaaccatTTTCGTTCCTGGAACTTTATTACACGATTTTACTTTTAGCATGAAATCGCATCCAACTGCACCGTATTTTggagtaataaaaaaaatcacacatGGTTTAGCAtattaaaaatggcttaaactGGCCAAATCACAC
This window of the Diospyros lotus cultivar Yz01 chromosome 5, ASM1463336v1, whole genome shotgun sequence genome carries:
- the LOC127802720 gene encoding uncharacterized protein LOC127802720 → MDPQAFIRLSIGSLGLRVPGPALTAAKSGIHALTQCSCKIRLRGFPVQTTSVPFVSSPEAMPDPQSIASSFYFEKSDLKALLAPGCFYASHACLKIVVYAGRKGPSHCGVGVKRERIGTFKLEVGPEWGEGKSVILFNGWIGIGKGKQESGKKPGAELHLRVKLDPDPRYIFQFEDQTKLSPQIVQLQGNIKQPIFSCKFSRDRSEQETERRERKGWKVKIHDLSGSAVAAAFITTPFVPSTGCDWVARSNPGAWLIVRPDACRPESWQPWGKLEAWRERAIRDSICCRFHLLSGEEAGELLMSEIFLNAEKGGEFFIDTDRQEIRTAVTPVTSPQSSGDFAALSPVTGGFVMSCRVQGEGKSSKPLVQLAIRHVTCVEDAAIFMALAAAVDLSIEACRPFRRRIRRGSRHSC